DNA sequence from the Gammaproteobacteria bacterium genome:
TAGTCGCTAAGGACTGGGGCAACTTGGGCGCAATTAATAGGATTGGCAAATCAATTGATTTTAGCCGTAGCCTGTCACTAGCGTACTGAACCAACAGTTCAATTTCTTGTGATTTTCCCGAATGAATCACCGCGCAATAATGTGCTGGTATCTCTTTAGCTAATTGCTGGTTAACGGCCCCTGCAACGTAGGCGCTGCTTAGCGATAATTGTTTGATAGTAAGTGAATGATTAACAAGGTAGGTGTGATGCTCTGGCGTTAACGGCTCAACTACATAGGTAATATCAAACTTATTATCTAGCTCAATGAAATCATTATAATTAGGCCACTTAATTAAACGCGCAATATTAACTAATTTAAGCTGTGGTAGCTGTTGTGATAACTCTTGGGTTAAGCCATTAAGTTCTCCCGCAATACCAACCGGAAAACAATCGATAATTAAATACTCAATCTGATGTAAGCCAAGCAGGGTAATGAGCCAGTGTAATTGCTCAGCTTTATTTTTAAAGGATTTAGGCGGATTAATGAGTTGGTGCGCGGACATTGCGTTAGCCAGTGGTGCATAGTGGCTCGTTGGCTCGGTTAAAAAGTGACTGCCAGTGATAATAGTGGCCGACTCAATCGCTAATTTATCACAAATTTTAAGTGCGCGTGACAGATGCCCTAAACCAGCGCCCATTGCATAATAGGCGACTTTAGCCGCTGCAAAATTGGGCGCTTGGTTGCTATAACTCATCACCGATAAGGTCATTGACCAGCAACGAGTTCTAGTTCTAGTTCTAGTTCTAGTTCTAGTTCTAGGTTAGCCTGTTCAGCTAACGCCAATTGATAGGATCGGCTTTCACGTTCAACCGTGTATTGCTCACTGATCATGGTTTGGCAGTTTGAGCCAAGCTGTTCAAGCGACTCGGGTGACATCTGGGCCAGTTGATATAAACACTGCCTTAGCTGGTGAGGGTCACCCGGTTCAAACAGTAGCGCGTCTTGACCATGGCTTAAAATATCTTTCATGCCGCCAGTATTAGCCGCTAAAATAGGTCGACCTAAACCACCACCTTCAAGTAATACGTTCGGCATACCATCATAAAAAGAGGGGATGGCTAAGCAATCACAACTTAGGTAATAAGGTATCAGTTGATGGCGTTCCAAAAATGGCACATGGGTATAACTTATTTTTGAGTCGCTGTGGTTAAGATGCTCAGTGATAGCGTCATCGAGATTTCCCACTAATAACAGATGAAACTGTTCACTCAAGCCAGAAATTTCGAGGTTTTCTAATAAAAACTTGCCACCCTTTTTCGCTTTTAAATCGCCGATCATGCCAAGCACGCGGCGGTTTGCTGGAAATTGAGCTCGAATTTGGTCACGGCGATTATTATATGATTTCATTGGTCGCCACAATGACAGATCTATGCCATTTGCAATCCAACTGACGTTAACTTCGGGAAACAGTCGTGCTATCTTGCGTACTTTATCTTGGCTCACGCAAATGACTTGCTGTGAGTTAGTATAAACATCCGCAATTAAAGGTCGGCGGCGACTGTCAAAGATCGCGGTATCAAAATCATTGCCACGCACCATAGTCACTAAGGGAATATCGAGCCAACTTGAATAATTTCTAGCGGCAATTAACGCGTAATGACTACCAAAAGCGACTACTTTGCTATATTGCGTTGTTTGTTGCTCTAGCCAATTCCACAGCATGTTCAGGCCATGGCTTGGTTGGTCGCTTAACTCCCAACTATAATCATGACCGATCACGGAATTTCCCTTGGTGCGCCGGCGAGACTTTTTTACTAAGTGAATAACATCAACCGCAATGTTATTAGCCCGTAAGCCACTGACTATTCTGTCGCAAGATTGCGCCATGCCACCTTGGTTGGGGTAGTAATTTTCGGTGATCCACAATATGGTCATTGTCAGTCCTAAGAATCGAAAAACACTTCATCTGGCGAATCCGCCAAATCGGAGATATTGCTCAGCTCAATATCAAAACTGCGCAAATCATACGCTTGATAGTACTGACCTAGATTTGTACCAAGATAAATGGCGCTGCCTTTGTGCTCTGTTAACAACTGATCGCGTTGTTGATAAGCCTTGATCAGATCAAGGTGAGTTTCAGATGCCGGCTCTGCTGACGACTGATGTTCGCTTGCCGACGCAGGTGTCAGCGCTTGGGCTTCACACTCAAGACAACGACTCAGTTTTTGAGGGAAGTGTTCAAAACATAACTGCCGCTCGCAGCTTGAACATTGTGCTTGGCTTGGTTTGCCGCAGTCATAAAGGGTAAAAAAACCGCGTTTGGCATCACAAGCTGGGCTCGTCATATTGTTGTCTGTATTGTCACTCATGTTGCCGCTCCTTGCGTCAGGTGTTGATATGGAACCCGCATTGTACTTAACATTTCTTTGGTATTGAGTTCACCGGTTGTACCGTCATATGATTGTTTTATAGTTTGTTTGTAGCAAATTTTATCCGCAGATTGGGTTAGTTTACCCAGCTCTTTTTTAAGTTTTAAATTAGCCTTGCTCAATTGATAAACCTTGGTGTCAAAGTTTAAATTAATCAGCGATTTACGTTTTAATTTATACTTTGTTTTGGTCTTTCCTCGCGGGTTTTGCCGCGTGCGTTTACGGATCACATCGTTGACTTTCCAAGTGAATTTGGTGCCATCTTTAAAAACCGTGCTTGCTTCGATAATGTTGAAACTATAAAAAATAGTTTTGGGTTTGGACTGTGGCAACTTAACGATTGCCTGTTTGACCAGTTCTTTATCAAAATTAAGTTTGAGGGTGATTTTTTGCCGATTACCAATTTCTAACGACAACACATTAATTAACGGGTACACCGTCTTGCGTAGGTTATCATTGACATCCTTTTTCTGGACTGAGCGATAGATAAGTCCAAGAATTACCAAGGGTACGAGTGCAATTGCTGGGATCAGAATAGTTTCAAACATAACTCCTATAAAGACACTGATGATTAACGCTACCAGAGAAAATGCTAACCATTTACCAACCGTATGAGCAATGGTGTCACAAAGCTGATCATAGCGGCAAATAGGCTCTAAAAATCGGATCCATTTATGGGCTGACATCGAGTCGCAGCAGCCCTTGTCTTTAATAAACTGCTGTTGTTCTTGGCTTAAATTATTATAGAGTTTACGCGGTTCGAATATATTCATTTGTTGTCCTTTTCAATAAATATTGGCTTAACTTTGATCTGATTACAGTTGGTCTACTTGAGTTGCGTTTACTTAACTTGTCACAGCAACCTGCTCGGTTAACAGCTTTTGGTATACCCCAGACAAGGTCTGACATGATTGTTGCCAAGTAAAATTTTCAGCTAAATGCTGCTGGCCCTTACGACCCATTTCTACTGCAACTTCAGGTTCTTCAAGTAAGCAGCGTACCGCCAAGGAAAATTCATGGTGGCGATCAGCGCGCACTAACTTGCCATGCACATTGTCGGCGATTAATTCTCGCACTACCGGCAAGTCACTGGCAACGACAGGCACGGCGGCCGCCATTGATTCTAGAATTTTTAACGGGCAACAGCCTTGCTCTCTATTGCGTGAGCAATCTGTTAACGGCGCTAAAGAAATAGTCGCATGTTGAACCCATGGCACCAGTTGCTCTTGCGTTAAGCCGAAATTCCAAATGATCCGATCGCTAATGCCTAACTTGTCGGCCATTTTTCTATATTTTTTTGCAATTCGATTGTGTTTTGAAACACACATCACCAGTTTAAGCTGCTCAAAATCAGCTAATAACGAAAAAGCACGCAGCAAATCTTCAATGCCTTGCCATTGCTGAATAGCGCCAAAATAAATCAGGTACTGCGCTGGGGCTTCAATAGGTTTGGGTTGCGGCTGGTTAATGTCAGCGCCGTTGACCACCACGGTTATTTTTTCGCGGGCAATGCCTTTGTTAACCAACATGTTAGCTGTGGCATGCGACGGCGTAATAATGGTGTCACAATGCTCTAGGCACAACATCTCTTGCGCCGCAATTTTGGCTAAGGTTGAGGGCGAAATATGCGGAAATGCATAGGGCAGCTCAATTGATGGCAGGGCATTTACTTCATAAACAGTTTTGTAATTAGCATTGGTGCTAGCGCGGTGGCTTAAAATCGGTAATCCGCCCCAGGGATCTCTAAAGTGACAAATCTTTAGTGAAGCGCTGCGTTGTTCTAAAACAGTGGATAATTGGTCACCATAGGCAATAGCACGTTGCAATAAATTCGGTACTTTTTGATTAAAGCGAATAAGCTCCATCGAATCTTGTCGTTGGTAATTACTTAATCCTTCGCCGCCTAAGGTATATAAACAGCCGCTGCCAGTATCATTAAATAACGTGCTGGCCATATGCTTGATATGTGTTGCCGCGCCCTTAGGGGCAGGAAACACATCAAAGGCGCTATATAGCGAGCTAGGGCTGAGTGAGTCTTGCGTCATGATGATAACTATAATCCATTATTTTTGGCTATTAAAACATGAGGCTATATAAAAGGCAATCAAGTGTGGATAGGCCAATCGCCAAGAAATCTAGCTTATTAATTGGACTTCTTAGTTAGTAATCAATTACTCATCGAGAGACTGTTTCAATCTTACATTGCTAACTTGGGTAAACTAATCACAAAATGGGCGCCAACATCAGTTTGCTGTAATTGAATGTCACCGTGTAACTGCTGGGTTAGAATGCGTTTTGCGACACTTAGGCCCAGACCGGCAAAGTCAGTTGCTTTATTTTTAGTGTAAAAAGGCGTAAATAAGTGGCGGTTTTGCTCTTTATTAATGCCCTGGCCATTATCGAAAAAGTGTAACTTAATATGTTGTTGATGATCGGTAACTGCAATCTCAATTTTGGGGTGTATTACGTCGCTTAAACCATGTTCAAGTGCATTTCGACAGAGAATGTCGAGCACCTGCTGTAGTAATATTGGCACCGTGAATACTTCAGCGGTAATGTTAGCAGGGCTGATTTTGTATTGAATTTGGCGGCGATGAAATTCGCCATGATAGCCTTGGAAAAAACGTTCGATTAACTGGTTTAGTGGATACATATTAAGTGGTGCTAGGTGCTCACTGGCCAGTAAATCTTGTAGGGTGCTCACTCTTTTGGCGGTAATATTTAGGTTCTTGCTTAATAACTCGATACTTTGTTTTATATTAGTGAGCTCGCTGGACAAGGTCGGTTTATCGAGTTGCTGCGTATCCATTTTATGACAAATATTATCTATGGTTGATGCTATGACACTAGCGGTGGTTATGCTAACACCTAACGGGGTATTAATTTGGTGTGATATGCCTCGAATAAGGTGCGCTTGTTCTTCTTGAGCTTGTTGTTTTTGTGCGAGAGTTTGTTGATGCAGTTGTTTTATTTGAATTTCAAAACTGAGTTTAATCGTTTCAAGCAACTCAATAGTGGTTTGAGAAAATTGGTGTTGTTTCGTATCGAGGATACACACCGTACCAAAAGGGCTGTTATCAACGCCCATGATTGGCATGCCTAAATAAGCCACCATATTGAGCTTTAAATCGGGATTATTGTCCCATTCCGGGCTTAATAGGGCATTGGCAATATTAAGCGTCGACTCTGTCTTAATGACATGCTCGCAATATAGACCTGAGCCATCAAGGTATTCAGACTCACCAAGCGGGTAAGGGTTGGCTTGAACGGGATTCTTACTAAAAACCTTAATGTTATCTTGATCAACTTTCATGACTAAAGCAACTGGCACATTGGCCAGCTTTGCTACAACCGTTAGGGTTTTATTCCAACTTTCGATTAATTGGTCGTAATTAACGATAATTACCTCTGAGGTCAGGCTAACTAAGTTAGCAATATAATATAGCTTAACAAATGTTAGCTAACAATATTAGTAACTCAACTTATTTGCCACTCGCTAAAAGCTTACTCACAAAAACATACTCGCTTAACACAAGGTTTTATCAGTTTCACTATTTTATAGTTA
Encoded proteins:
- a CDS encoding glycosyltransferase family 4 protein, which gives rise to MTILWITENYYPNQGGMAQSCDRIVSGLRANNIAVDVIHLVKKSRRRTKGNSVIGHDYSWELSDQPSHGLNMLWNWLEQQTTQYSKVVAFGSHYALIAARNYSSWLDIPLVTMVRGNDFDTAIFDSRRRPLIADVYTNSQQVICVSQDKVRKIARLFPEVNVSWIANGIDLSLWRPMKSYNNRRDQIRAQFPANRRVLGMIGDLKAKKGGKFLLENLEISGLSEQFHLLLVGNLDDAITEHLNHSDSKISYTHVPFLERHQLIPYYLSCDCLAIPSFYDGMPNVLLEGGGLGRPILAANTGGMKDILSHGQDALLFEPGDPHQLRQCLYQLAQMSPESLEQLGSNCQTMISEQYTVERESRSYQLALAEQANLELELELELELELVAGQ
- a CDS encoding GAF domain-containing sensor histidine kinase codes for the protein MKVDQDNIKVFSKNPVQANPYPLGESEYLDGSGLYCEHVIKTESTLNIANALLSPEWDNNPDLKLNMVAYLGMPIMGVDNSPFGTVCILDTKQHQFSQTTIELLETIKLSFEIQIKQLHQQTLAQKQQAQEEQAHLIRGISHQINTPLGVSITTASVIASTIDNICHKMDTQQLDKPTLSSELTNIKQSIELLSKNLNITAKRVSTLQDLLASEHLAPLNMYPLNQLIERFFQGYHGEFHRRQIQYKISPANITAEVFTVPILLQQVLDILCRNALEHGLSDVIHPKIEIAVTDHQQHIKLHFFDNGQGINKEQNRHLFTPFYTKNKATDFAGLGLSVAKRILTQQLHGDIQLQQTDVGAHFVISLPKLAM
- a CDS encoding glycosyltransferase family 4 protein — translated: MTQDSLSPSSLYSAFDVFPAPKGAATHIKHMASTLFNDTGSGCLYTLGGEGLSNYQRQDSMELIRFNQKVPNLLQRAIAYGDQLSTVLEQRSASLKICHFRDPWGGLPILSHRASTNANYKTVYEVNALPSIELPYAFPHISPSTLAKIAAQEMLCLEHCDTIITPSHATANMLVNKGIAREKITVVVNGADINQPQPKPIEAPAQYLIYFGAIQQWQGIEDLLRAFSLLADFEQLKLVMCVSKHNRIAKKYRKMADKLGISDRIIWNFGLTQEQLVPWVQHATISLAPLTDCSRNREQGCCPLKILESMAAAVPVVASDLPVVRELIADNVHGKLVRADRHHEFSLAVRCLLEEPEVAVEMGRKGQQHLAENFTWQQSCQTLSGVYQKLLTEQVAVTS